The following nucleotide sequence is from Leishmania panamensis strain MHOM/PA/94/PSC-1 chromosome 9 sequence.
ACACACGGCGCTGtgtggccgctgcggcgaggGCAACGAAGAAGACCGTACGACACCGTGCCATGGTAAGTGCACAGCATttgcaggaggagatggacacGCAGCAGAGACATACAGATTTCCTGCTAGCGGAGCAGGAGGGAGCGCGGCTGCCACCGGAGATGCAAGATGGAGTGCAGGATGGACATGGGGGTGACTTCCGTCGCTTTTCACAAGGGAGTCTACAGGGGGGTGGCAACACGTGCGGCCATCTTCCGGAGAAGCTGTCGACGCCTGGTTCGTCCTCATCGGTCGATGTCGAGAACGCCAAGTCACCTCCCGTTGGCAACGGGAGCATCAACGAAGGGCAGCAGACCGGCACGCTTGCCATCAACCTGGAAGACTACAGCCTTGTGGCACTGGCAGAGATGATGGCAGAGATGTCGGCCAGCGACACGAGCGTGGCTGAATACATCAAGACGGAGCCGCTGATcgagaaggtggaggtgcCCTTCCACGGCAAGGCAAACTACCTCGCCCCCGAGAACTGCGACAACATTGACCTGCTCAACTGGGACGAGATCCAGGTGATGGAGAAAGCACGTGGCACGGGAGTGCCCGAGACGGTGGTGGAGACGGAGGACCACAAGGACCTCTTTCGGTgagcaagagaaagcggGACGGCACCTTGATGGCGCGCGCAtgtctgtgcgtgggtgccTGTACGCCTTGTCTCCGGTCCTCTTTTCATTTGcctgtccctctcccctcacctccttcctcctcctcggacATCgctggggtggggtgggggttgTGTTTATTGGCTCATTGCCGAAGCTGCTCTATCCTCTTCGTGTACCTCTGTTTgttctttgctgctgctgctgctcgggcTTGTCTCTTCAccgagctcctcctcctccttctctgtcacTGCCGCCGACGATATCGTGGCGACGGGCATACTGTGACTTTACTGATTGCCTCGCAGCGCCATCTCCCGTcgtttgtgcgcgtgtggatgacatcgtgtgtgtgccggggcgtgtgtgtgccggtgcgtgtgcccatcggaaggggagggaaatgcccgtcagcggcg
It contains:
- a CDS encoding hypothetical protein (TriTrypDB/GeneDB-style sysID: LpmP.09.0520) — protein: MSSAIVLVGNQQVIPLASRLIVGIRLQGTIGFVDPASPYIVKPRPYAAYLATTLRRLQCAVALFVPTNTENDREMMSLFHRLDFPVPFRYVNDHSKIIGAGSGRGNRKRGLAPNNYTEYLRIMANEVNGTGQDTSRILFIDSEVNYRFSPVQTIVLDAYEPLTRRQQRELVKQQHSNPLGDVSSRHTRRCVAAAARATKKTVRHRAMVSAQHLQEEMDTQQRHTDFLLAEQEGARLPPEMQDGVQDGHGGDFRRFSQGSLQGGGNTCGHLPEKLSTPGSSSSVDVENAKSPPVGNGSINEGQQTGTLAINLEDYSLVALAEMMAEMSASDTSVAEYIKTEPLIEKVEVPFHGKANYLAPENCDNIDLLNWDEIQVMEKARGTGVPETVVETEDHKDLFR